In the genome of Mycoplasma seminis, one region contains:
- a CDS encoding MPN527 family putative ECF transporter permease subunit translates to MQPEVKTLKWNYDFNTIYKIAFSGIMLALSIILSFICNFLKFNAFLNFNFALIPIFITLYYIGLNFALLVTFARFLISPILSAFSLSLGLGVEYLGNFILFCSQIVTLLIFFHIYNGVSKRNNSRFLISNLIAMVISMLSVAILMSILNTFLFNLIYFKMLGYSDFSLASVVKIYDSSLKAFFFFIPNYYLGSFTLYFLFNLTNIFINFFIIYIFIAWENKSNFINKINSKHTKNSYN, encoded by the coding sequence ATGCAACCAGAAGTTAAAACATTAAAATGAAATTACGACTTTAACACAATTTACAAAATTGCTTTTAGCGGTATTATGCTTGCACTTAGCATTATTCTTTCATTTATTTGCAACTTTTTGAAATTTAATGCTTTTTTAAATTTCAACTTTGCTTTAATTCCTATTTTTATTACTTTATATTATATTGGTTTAAATTTTGCTTTATTAGTGACTTTTGCAAGATTTTTAATTTCACCAATCTTATCGGCTTTTTCACTTTCACTAGGTCTGGGAGTGGAATATTTAGGGAACTTTATTTTATTTTGTTCACAAATCGTTACACTTTTAATATTTTTCCATATATATAACGGGGTAAGTAAAAGAAATAATTCAAGATTTTTAATTAGTAACCTAATTGCGATGGTTATTAGCATGCTAAGTGTCGCTATTTTAATGAGTATTTTAAATACTTTCTTATTTAATTTAATTTACTTTAAAATGCTTGGATATAGTGATTTTTCGCTTGCTTCAGTAGTTAAAATTTATGATTCTAGCCTTAAAGCTTTCTTCTTTTTTATCCCAAATTATTACCTAGGATCTTTTACTTTGTATTTTCTTTTTAATTTAACAAATATATTTATAAATTTCTTTATAATTTATATATTTATTGCTTGAGAAAATAAAAGTAATTTTATAAATAAAATTAACTCTAAGCATACTAAAAATAGCTACAACTAA
- the nadE gene encoding NAD(+) synthase, producing the protein MSKITRYENNKPIYDKQAALDYLEVIKSFLIEYMSKAKAEGFVVGISGGIDSALVYAIAKNIMPERTFGVVMPVGKMLQSDLDHIDKLEQTFFDKFQTVDLSETFNSIYQAVNVQNPLAIANIKPRLRMTTLYAIAQDKNALVLGTDNLDETFIGYFTKYGDGGVDLLPISRLTKGEVRFLASLLNVPEEIINKAPSAGLWENQTDESELGFSYAQLDFYLDNIENKELISKVLSKETIDKIEHKHRISQHKRDSIYKPSEIK; encoded by the coding sequence ATGAGTAAAATCACACGTTACGAAAATAACAAACCTATTTACGATAAGCAAGCTGCTTTAGATTATTTAGAAGTAATTAAAAGTTTTTTAATTGAATATATGTCTAAAGCTAAAGCAGAAGGTTTTGTAGTAGGAATTTCAGGTGGAATTGATTCAGCACTTGTTTATGCAATTGCTAAAAACATTATGCCTGAGAGAACTTTTGGGGTTGTTATGCCGGTTGGAAAAATGTTGCAAAGCGATTTAGATCACATTGATAAATTGGAACAAACATTTTTTGATAAATTCCAAACTGTAGATTTATCAGAAACTTTTAACAGCATTTATCAAGCAGTAAATGTACAAAATCCTTTAGCAATTGCAAACATCAAGCCAAGATTAAGAATGACAACTTTATATGCTATTGCTCAAGATAAAAATGCCTTGGTGCTAGGAACAGATAACTTAGATGAAACTTTTATTGGTTACTTTACTAAGTATGGAGATGGAGGAGTTGATTTACTTCCGATTTCTCGTTTAACTAAAGGGGAAGTTAGATTTTTAGCTTCACTGCTTAATGTTCCTGAAGAAATTATTAATAAAGCTCCTTCAGCAGGTCTTTGAGAAAATCAAACTGATGAAAGCGAACTTGGATTTTCATATGCACAATTAGATTTTTACTTAGATAACATTGAAAATAAAGAATTAATATCTAAAGTTTTATCAAAAGAAACTATTGATAAAATTGAACATAAACATAGAATTTCACAACATAAAAGAGATTCTATTTATAAACCATCAGAAATAAAATAA
- a CDS encoding ZIP family metal transporter, with product MSLQDLYIKLSTDVGSEGLATFIVVLVTLLCLLVIPTLLSLILPLFHKLKDKKFRNFTFYLYAFSTGFFLILATFGFLRESIEVSSHGVHDHVPGAADNNNIVFGYNIATIVSGLLIGILFSFTLKFVITYRINKVLKKDKNLNVFVHEHGEDHDHAHGHEHHHHAPREWSLLEAEKTIVNKPAVLFYDGSSKHLKTYSLKEKTAKKYSGAVIYDSNSYVHKHDHGTYSHVHTHPDYIFNQEENLAQAEETIIHKSEPKMKLIALMLLLTHRIPEGILLGYNLSLATTGKTNNLTTAYFLSLILHLIPEESIFYFRLREAGFSKIKSLLLSFLGLSLFLPFMLIGAYVGRSIDQLWWLKAMTFAAIAGIFLFTSIVEFIPEFYHNHMPKKKWFKVLLSLFIGIIVAVAILSFHAH from the coding sequence ATGAGTCTACAAGATTTATATATCAAACTATCTACTGATGTTGGAAGTGAAGGATTAGCAACTTTTATCGTTGTTTTAGTCACATTACTATGCTTACTAGTGATTCCAACATTACTTTCATTAATACTGCCTTTATTCCATAAATTAAAGGATAAAAAGTTTAGAAACTTTACCTTTTATCTATATGCTTTTTCTACCGGATTCTTCTTAATCCTAGCTACATTCGGATTTTTAAGAGAAAGTATTGAAGTTTCTTCACATGGAGTACACGATCATGTACCGGGTGCTGCAGATAATAACAATATAGTATTTGGATACAACATAGCAACAATTGTTTCAGGGTTATTAATTGGGATTTTATTCTCATTTACTCTTAAGTTTGTTATTACTTATCGGATTAATAAAGTGCTTAAGAAAGATAAAAATTTAAATGTATTTGTACACGAACATGGTGAAGATCACGACCATGCACATGGGCATGAACATCACCATCATGCGCCTAGAGAATGATCATTGCTAGAGGCAGAAAAAACAATAGTAAATAAGCCTGCTGTGCTATTTTACGATGGAAGTTCAAAACATTTAAAAACATATTCGCTTAAAGAAAAAACAGCTAAAAAGTACTCTGGTGCAGTGATATATGATTCAAATTCATATGTTCATAAACATGATCATGGAACATATTCTCATGTTCATACTCACCCAGATTACATTTTTAACCAAGAAGAAAACTTAGCACAAGCAGAAGAAACAATTATTCATAAATCAGAACCAAAAATGAAGTTAATTGCTTTAATGTTGCTGCTTACTCATAGAATACCTGAAGGAATCTTGCTTGGATACAACTTAAGCCTTGCTACAACAGGTAAAACTAATAATTTAACAACTGCTTACTTCCTTTCACTTATCCTTCACTTAATCCCTGAAGAATCAATTTTCTACTTTAGATTACGTGAAGCAGGATTTAGCAAAATTAAATCATTACTTCTTTCATTCTTAGGACTTTCTTTATTCTTACCATTTATGCTTATTGGTGCATATGTAGGTAGATCAATTGATCAATTATGATGATTAAAAGCAATGACTTTTGCAGCTATTGCTGGAATCTTCTTATTTACTTCAATTGTTGAATTTATCCCTGAATTCTACCACAACCATATGCCTAAAAAGAAATGATTTAAAGTGCTTCTTTCGCTTTTTATCGGAATTATTGTTGCAGTTGCGATCCTTTCATTCCATGCTCACTAG
- a CDS encoding DHH family phosphoesterase, which produces MHKKQKAWIYSGLLVLFLILFILLIWALTKIKVDINLASGILIIIGMFLVLGIIIMLLYFAIYNFAKSRELINKSFNGFIENIMTNNNIGLIVYDINSRIIWTSHFIKNKFHKDFINETVNQFFKKIDENFKNDVDMNQTKMEFYNNKNIYEAQFWPLSNTIVIRDITTEHLFKVESWEQKPVVGEIEIDNYAMYQSILSEEQIFLINKIVIDTIKEYMEKYNLIYRQYTNGKFVVITNEKSLQEMSKENFTLFTNIHEKVSDPAINNLSLSVGFAHGWSSLKEKLEQAKKALVQAQNRGGDQIAIFSNTQPAVYFGSNSEIMSNNNRTKIKSVALEFAKHLKQKNINKVIAYGHQLADLDALGSAYAVTQIAKSFGKEAYICNVTFDQTTEQYLEELKSDKDFDEKIFIKPSVATKITDADTIVVLVDNSDVFRTDNKDAFINADRNNIFVFDHHRVGKSIDYCPITNIYIDTTASSASEIVTEIMTFMDYKLHVSQLCAQLLLSGIFLDTVQFSKSVTTRTFEASAWLESKGANVVKSGNLLKIDDETEEEIQDILKNTQEVKKGFYLAYTDKEVSNDVISMAANEILKIKGRVASFVVARLKGTKLYKLSARGIGTNVQIICEQVGGGGHFSTAAAVSDEDLETFVDNIRHAIITSEREIKDESNIN; this is translated from the coding sequence ATGCATAAAAAACAAAAAGCTTGAATTTATTCTGGATTATTAGTACTATTTTTAATTCTTTTTATCTTACTAATTTGGGCTTTAACCAAAATCAAAGTTGATATTAATTTAGCGAGTGGAATCTTAATTATCATAGGAATGTTCCTAGTACTGGGAATCATTATTATGTTGTTATATTTTGCAATTTACAACTTTGCAAAATCTCGTGAGTTAATTAATAAATCATTTAATGGATTTATTGAAAATATTATGACAAATAACAACATTGGTCTTATTGTTTATGATATTAATTCAAGAATTATTTGAACTTCACACTTTATTAAAAACAAATTCCACAAGGATTTTATTAATGAAACAGTTAACCAATTTTTCAAAAAGATAGATGAAAACTTTAAAAATGATGTTGATATGAACCAAACCAAAATGGAGTTTTATAACAACAAAAATATTTATGAAGCTCAATTTTGACCTTTATCAAATACTATAGTAATTCGTGATATTACTACAGAGCATTTATTTAAAGTAGAATCTTGAGAACAAAAACCAGTAGTTGGTGAAATTGAAATTGATAACTACGCAATGTATCAATCAATCCTTTCTGAAGAACAAATTTTCCTTATTAACAAAATTGTTATTGATACTATTAAAGAATATATGGAAAAATACAACTTGATTTATCGTCAATATACTAATGGTAAATTTGTTGTTATTACTAATGAAAAATCTCTACAAGAGATGTCAAAAGAAAACTTTACATTATTTACTAACATTCATGAAAAAGTAAGCGATCCTGCTATTAACAATTTATCACTTTCAGTTGGATTTGCTCATGGTTGAAGTTCATTGAAAGAGAAACTTGAACAAGCTAAAAAAGCCCTTGTGCAAGCTCAAAACCGTGGTGGAGATCAAATTGCAATTTTCTCAAACACCCAACCAGCAGTTTACTTTGGGTCAAATAGTGAAATAATGTCAAATAACAATAGAACCAAAATTAAATCAGTCGCACTTGAATTTGCTAAACATTTAAAACAAAAAAATATTAATAAAGTTATTGCTTATGGACACCAACTTGCTGACTTAGATGCTTTAGGTTCAGCATACGCAGTAACACAAATTGCAAAAAGTTTTGGTAAGGAAGCATACATTTGTAATGTAACTTTTGATCAAACTACTGAACAATATTTAGAAGAACTAAAATCTGATAAAGATTTTGATGAAAAGATTTTTATCAAACCATCAGTCGCAACTAAAATTACAGATGCTGATACCATAGTGGTTTTGGTTGATAACTCAGATGTATTTAGAACCGATAATAAAGATGCCTTTATTAATGCTGATAGAAATAATATCTTTGTATTTGACCACCATAGAGTTGGAAAAAGTATTGATTATTGTCCAATTACAAACATTTACATTGATACGACAGCTTCATCAGCTTCAGAAATTGTGACTGAAATTATGACCTTTATGGATTATAAATTACATGTATCACAATTATGTGCTCAATTACTTTTAAGTGGTATTTTCCTTGATACAGTGCAATTTTCAAAATCAGTTACAACACGTACTTTTGAAGCTAGTGCCTGATTAGAGTCAAAAGGTGCAAACGTTGTTAAAAGTGGAAATCTGCTTAAAATTGATGATGAAACCGAAGAAGAAATTCAAGATATCTTGAAAAATACTCAAGAAGTTAAAAAAGGATTTTACCTTGCTTATACAGACAAAGAAGTATCAAACGATGTTATTTCAATGGCTGCTAATGAAATACTTAAAATCAAAGGAAGAGTTGCTTCCTTTGTAGTAGCAAGATTAAAAGGAACTAAGCTTTATAAACTTAGTGCCCGTGGAATTGGGACAAATGTTCAAATTATTTGTGAACAAGTTGGTGGAGGAGGACACTTCTCAACGGCTGCTGCAGTTTCAGATGAAGATTTAGAAACATTTGTAGACAACATTCGTCATGCTATTATAACTAGTGAAAGAGAGATTAAAGATGAAAGTAATATTAATTAA
- a CDS encoding YebC/PmpR family DNA-binding transcriptional regulator has protein sequence MAGHSHAANIMHRKGAQDAARGKVFQKLSKEIYVAAQKGPDPETNPALKLAIAKAKSKNMPKDNIERAIKKAAGDKNSSAFVETVFNATVSGGATFIVVTLSDNLNRVKSNIQAYFNKQNATLGKTGQIPFAFDKKGIIEISKQYVTEDDLMLAALENGADDVENAEESFVITTAPENFSDLKNAIESTLGVVEFIQCEVTYLPNMYVEYDEEKEQKLLDFVEKLKDDDDVQEVYHNIDVEE, from the coding sequence ATGGCCGGACACTCACACGCAGCCAACATTATGCACCGTAAAGGTGCTCAAGATGCAGCAAGAGGAAAAGTTTTCCAAAAATTATCAAAAGAAATTTATGTAGCTGCACAAAAAGGACCAGATCCTGAAACAAACCCAGCTTTAAAACTTGCTATTGCTAAAGCTAAATCAAAAAACATGCCTAAAGATAACATCGAAAGAGCTATTAAAAAAGCTGCTGGAGACAAAAACTCTAGTGCTTTCGTTGAAACTGTTTTCAATGCAACAGTTAGTGGTGGAGCTACATTTATCGTTGTTACTTTATCAGATAACTTAAACAGAGTTAAATCAAACATCCAAGCTTACTTTAACAAACAAAACGCAACACTTGGAAAAACAGGACAAATTCCATTTGCTTTTGATAAAAAAGGTATTATTGAAATTTCTAAGCAATATGTAACTGAAGATGATTTAATGTTAGCTGCTTTAGAAAACGGAGCAGATGATGTTGAAAATGCAGAAGAATCATTCGTAATTACAACAGCTCCTGAAAACTTTTCAGACCTTAAAAATGCAATTGAATCTACTTTAGGTGTTGTTGAATTTATTCAATGTGAAGTAACATATTTACCAAATATGTATGTTGAATATGATGAAGAAAAAGAACAAAAACTTTTAGATTTTGTTGAAAAATTAAAAGATGACGATGATGTTCAAGAAGTTTATCATAATATCGATGTAGAAGAATAA
- a CDS encoding class I tRNA ligase family protein: MEKFDFKLIDQKWQQIWDEENYFEPKEDFSLPKKYILSMFPYPSGKLHMGHVRNYSIGDAIARYYRRKGYNVLHPFGWDAFGLPAENAAIKHGIHPRKWTYENIDSMDKEIQKLGISFAWNYECITADYDYTKWEQYIFIKLWNEGLIYKKKSLLNWCENDNTVLANEQVIDNKCWRCDGEVVQKEMDTYYLKITAYADELLKDLKTLEGHWPQQVLTMQKNWIGRSEDYKITFKLENNKFSSLDLIAYENNLSVISNISYIAISNKHPLVEELKRHEYFSQDELNKLEEINLNFVKKDFSKKVLVTTPFVAINPFTNEKIQVIISDFASNNPNKNVVLTSPLIDSQKSFMEFNSLPFNFEVKENLQDVKLTKEVKYNLRDWGISRQRYWGTPIPLINCEKCGTNPVSLNTLPVLLPEKVTFSGQGNPLDTNEEWRLVKCPSCGGFAQRETDTLDTFFESSWYFLRYTTPTYLREQYAVEPNHLAYWNSVDEYIGGIEHAILHLLYARFFTKALADVGLTTFREPFNNLITQGMVLKDGAKMSKSKGNVVEPGEMIDKFGADTSRLFILFAAPPQKELEWSDSGVSGCFKFINRLFERSKEIDVNSNYKNIDTASLTTQEKKARYKLYLGMQKQIETFENRENNYAFNTLVSWTMETLNEYDSITRSDLITEMFYVLLNILEPFIPHFAWEISSKYFNLENLKDFSIDANALVLDEVTYGITVNGKVRGELSISKNAPKEEVITKAKEVVNKWIENKEIIKEIFVPNKIVNLVIKN; this comes from the coding sequence ATGGAAAAATTTGATTTTAAATTAATTGATCAGAAATGACAACAAATTTGGGATGAAGAAAACTACTTCGAACCTAAAGAAGATTTCTCATTACCAAAGAAATATATTCTTAGTATGTTCCCATATCCAAGTGGAAAACTACACATGGGACACGTTAGAAACTATTCAATAGGTGATGCGATCGCAAGATATTACCGTCGTAAAGGTTACAATGTACTTCACCCATTTGGATGAGATGCTTTTGGACTTCCAGCTGAAAATGCAGCAATTAAACATGGAATTCATCCTAGAAAATGGACTTATGAAAATATTGATTCAATGGATAAAGAAATCCAAAAATTAGGTATTTCATTTGCTTGAAACTACGAATGTATTACTGCAGATTACGATTACACCAAATGAGAACAATACATTTTCATTAAACTTTGAAATGAAGGTCTTATTTACAAGAAAAAAAGTTTATTAAACTGATGTGAAAATGATAATACAGTTTTAGCTAACGAACAAGTTATTGACAATAAATGTTGAAGATGTGATGGTGAAGTAGTTCAAAAAGAAATGGATACTTACTACTTAAAAATTACTGCTTATGCAGATGAATTGCTTAAAGATTTAAAAACTTTGGAAGGTCACTGACCACAACAAGTTTTAACAATGCAAAAAAACTGAATCGGAAGAAGCGAAGATTACAAAATTACTTTTAAACTTGAAAATAACAAATTTAGCTCACTTGATTTAATTGCATATGAAAATAACTTAAGTGTAATTTCAAATATTAGTTATATTGCTATTTCAAACAAACACCCACTTGTTGAAGAATTAAAAAGACATGAATACTTCAGTCAAGATGAATTAAACAAACTTGAAGAAATTAACTTAAACTTTGTTAAAAAAGATTTTTCTAAGAAAGTTTTAGTTACAACTCCTTTTGTAGCTATTAATCCATTTACTAATGAAAAAATTCAAGTAATTATTTCAGATTTTGCTTCAAACAATCCGAACAAAAATGTTGTTTTAACTTCTCCATTAATTGATAGTCAAAAATCATTTATGGAATTTAATTCACTACCTTTTAATTTTGAAGTTAAAGAAAACTTGCAAGATGTTAAATTAACTAAAGAAGTTAAATATAACCTTAGAGACTGAGGAATTTCACGTCAAAGATACTGAGGAACACCAATTCCACTTATTAATTGTGAAAAATGTGGAACAAACCCAGTTTCATTAAACACACTTCCAGTTTTACTTCCTGAAAAAGTAACATTCAGCGGACAAGGTAATCCACTTGATACCAATGAAGAATGAAGACTTGTAAAATGTCCTTCATGTGGTGGATTTGCACAAAGAGAAACAGATACGCTTGATACATTCTTTGAATCAAGTTGATATTTCCTTAGATATACTACACCAACATATTTAAGAGAACAATATGCAGTTGAACCAAATCATTTAGCATACTGAAATTCAGTTGATGAATATATCGGTGGAATTGAACATGCAATTTTACACTTACTTTATGCTAGATTCTTTACTAAAGCACTTGCTGATGTGGGACTTACAACATTTAGAGAACCATTTAATAACCTTATTACTCAAGGTATGGTGCTTAAAGATGGTGCTAAAATGTCTAAATCAAAAGGTAATGTAGTTGAACCTGGTGAAATGATTGATAAATTCGGAGCTGACACATCTAGATTATTTATCCTTTTTGCAGCACCTCCTCAAAAAGAACTTGAATGAAGTGATTCAGGTGTTAGCGGATGCTTTAAATTCATTAATCGTCTTTTTGAAAGATCAAAAGAAATTGATGTAAATTCAAATTATAAAAATATTGATACAGCTTCACTTACAACTCAAGAAAAGAAAGCTAGATACAAACTTTATTTAGGAATGCAAAAACAAATTGAAACATTTGAAAATAGAGAAAACAATTATGCATTTAACACACTTGTTTCTTGAACAATGGAAACATTAAATGAATATGACTCAATTACTAGAAGTGACTTAATCACAGAAATGTTCTATGTACTTTTAAATATCTTAGAACCATTCATTCCACACTTTGCTTGAGAAATTTCTTCTAAATACTTTAACTTAGAAAACCTTAAAGACTTCAGCATAGATGCAAACGCACTTGTGCTTGATGAAGTTACATACGGTATTACAGTTAATGGTAAAGTTAGAGGTGAATTAAGTATTTCTAAAAATGCGCCTAAAGAAGAAGTTATAACTAAAGCAAAAGAAGTTGTTAATAAATGAATAGAAAATAAAGAAATTATTAAAGAAATTTTTGTTCCAAACAAAATTGTTAACTTAGTAATAAAGAATTAG
- the lon gene encoding endopeptidase La yields the protein MAKKTNKEGINSTFIINGKEYQILDTKEAIKKLDVTENLNGDITDDEILDQIAIEPSLDGSEKRPKLLREFGVLISTNDIATPAGIANFSLSLESPQAKDLLAFLSKIDLAKSEDNRLVLFTEISTEKRNYALYVKPISWREVNGYLQVVYKPLFVFRVLQISEKQDTEEDPNESLFPRFIVTGYLIEKGNSVLELEDSGFDQTVIEGLLKAIEGFVAGSGHHGMPGDMDKADGYEGNPFVLPCKLNYETEKAYSIPEVFDFFEENTPKNVSRVSSQYIIEKFCTLINFLDNYHFATKPQVVEYFGYRDPERTNPLHKLFQQITEILTLEIEINTRVNTGLAEKLSRQQQEFIAREKIKQLQDYLVEIGTKPEVDEFTETIQSDFRSIYPESVIKLIEEEEKKSAEMMPASPEAAISKNYVNTLKKLPWRKVQNETLDIKHVKSVLDEYHYGLEEIKERILEYLAVLINLKNKTESKDDYTRINKEFLIDHNLFKEDGNHQDKFNNVPILTLVGPPGTGKTSLTKAIAEALGREFVKISLGGVHDESEIRGHRRTYVGAMPGKIIKGITKAGVSNPIILLDEIDKMASDFKGDPASAMLEVLDPEQNTKFQDHYLEHEYDLSKCIFIATANYFESIPAALIDRVEIIDLSAYTLTEKVNIAKKHLLPKVLEQAGLEANMLQIDDATLEYIIKHYTMEAGVRGLKRVLDKIARKIVLKALNDESLKEYKVEISELENLLGVIKFKDEEKEENDLPGIVTGLAYTSYGGSTLPIEVTTYEGKPEIKLTGSLKEVMQESAQIALTYVRANAEKFGIKDFDFESNTIHIHVPEGAVPKDGPSAGVTFTTAIISALSHRVVSSEIGMTGEITLRGKVLEIGGLKEKSFAAASKGLKRIFIPAGNVRNLKDVPLEIKKELTYIPVKNYEEIYSVIFENKEPKTTLTFSEN from the coding sequence ATGGCTAAAAAAACAAACAAAGAAGGAATTAATTCAACTTTTATCATTAATGGTAAAGAATATCAAATCCTTGATACTAAAGAAGCTATCAAAAAACTTGATGTTACCGAAAACCTTAATGGTGATATAACTGATGATGAAATATTAGATCAAATCGCTATTGAACCATCACTTGATGGAAGTGAAAAAAGACCAAAATTATTAAGAGAATTTGGGGTTTTAATTTCAACTAATGACATTGCTACTCCTGCAGGGATTGCAAACTTTAGTCTTTCACTTGAATCACCACAAGCTAAAGATTTACTTGCATTTTTAAGCAAAATCGACTTAGCTAAAAGTGAAGATAATAGACTTGTACTTTTTACAGAAATATCAACTGAAAAAAGAAATTACGCTTTATATGTAAAACCTATTAGTTGAAGAGAAGTAAATGGTTACTTACAAGTTGTTTATAAACCTCTTTTTGTATTTAGAGTTTTACAAATTTCTGAAAAACAAGATACAGAAGAAGATCCAAATGAATCATTATTCCCAAGATTCATAGTAACAGGTTACTTAATTGAAAAAGGTAACAGTGTACTTGAATTAGAAGATTCAGGATTTGATCAAACAGTTATTGAAGGTTTACTTAAAGCAATCGAAGGCTTTGTAGCTGGTTCAGGACACCACGGAATGCCTGGTGATATGGATAAAGCTGATGGATATGAAGGAAATCCATTTGTTTTACCATGTAAATTAAATTATGAAACAGAAAAGGCATATTCAATTCCTGAAGTATTTGACTTCTTTGAAGAAAATACACCTAAAAATGTTTCACGTGTTTCATCACAATACATAATTGAAAAATTCTGTACTTTAATTAACTTTTTAGATAATTACCACTTTGCAACTAAACCTCAAGTTGTTGAATATTTTGGATACAGAGATCCTGAAAGAACTAACCCTCTTCACAAATTATTCCAACAAATTACAGAAATCCTTACACTTGAAATTGAAATTAATACTCGTGTAAACACTGGACTTGCTGAAAAACTTTCACGTCAACAACAAGAATTCATTGCTAGAGAAAAGATTAAACAATTACAAGACTACCTTGTTGAAATTGGTACAAAACCAGAAGTTGATGAATTCACTGAAACAATTCAATCAGACTTTAGAAGTATTTATCCAGAATCAGTAATTAAGCTTATTGAAGAGGAAGAAAAGAAATCAGCCGAAATGATGCCTGCATCTCCTGAAGCAGCTATTTCTAAAAACTATGTAAATACTCTTAAAAAATTACCATGAAGAAAAGTTCAAAATGAAACTTTAGATATTAAACATGTTAAATCAGTTCTAGACGAATATCACTATGGTTTAGAAGAAATAAAAGAAAGAATTCTTGAATACCTTGCTGTTTTAATTAACTTAAAGAACAAAACAGAATCAAAAGATGATTACACAAGAATTAATAAAGAATTCTTAATTGACCATAATTTATTTAAAGAAGATGGAAATCATCAAGATAAATTTAATAATGTACCTATCCTTACACTTGTGGGTCCTCCTGGTACAGGTAAAACTTCTCTTACAAAAGCAATTGCTGAAGCTTTAGGTAGAGAATTTGTCAAAATCTCTCTTGGTGGAGTTCATGATGAATCTGAAATTAGAGGTCACAGAAGAACTTATGTAGGAGCAATGCCTGGAAAAATTATTAAAGGCATTACTAAAGCTGGAGTTTCAAACCCAATTATCTTACTTGATGAAATTGATAAAATGGCTTCAGATTTCAAAGGTGATCCAGCTAGTGCTATGCTTGAAGTTCTTGATCCAGAACAAAACACAAAATTCCAAGATCACTACCTTGAACATGAATACGACTTATCTAAATGTATTTTTATCGCAACAGCTAACTACTTTGAAAGCATACCAGCTGCATTAATCGATAGAGTTGAAATTATTGATTTATCAGCTTACACATTAACTGAAAAAGTTAACATTGCTAAAAAACACCTTTTACCAAAAGTACTTGAACAAGCTGGCCTTGAAGCTAATATGCTTCAAATTGATGATGCGACACTTGAATACATTATCAAACATTACACAATGGAAGCTGGAGTACGTGGACTTAAACGTGTTTTAGACAAAATTGCTCGTAAAATTGTGCTTAAAGCTTTAAATGATGAATCATTAAAAGAATACAAAGTAGAAATCAGTGAGCTTGAAAACCTTCTAGGTGTAATTAAATTCAAAGATGAAGAAAAAGAAGAAAATGACCTTCCTGGAATTGTTACAGGTCTTGCTTATACTTCATATGGTGGTTCTACACTTCCAATTGAAGTAACTACTTATGAAGGTAAACCTGAAATTAAACTTACTGGTTCACTTAAAGAAGTTATGCAAGAATCAGCACAAATCGCCCTTACTTATGTAAGAGCTAATGCTGAAAAATTTGGAATCAAAGATTTTGACTTTGAATCAAACACAATTCACATCCACGTACCTGAAGGAGCAGTTCCAAAAGATGGTCCTTCTGCCGGGGTTACATTTACTACAGCTATTATTTCTGCATTATCACATAGAGTTGTTTCAAGTGAAATTGGAATGACTGGTGAAATTACTTTAAGAGGAAAAGTTCTTGAAATCGGTGGATTAAAAGAAAAATCATTTGCCGCAGCATCTAAGGGACTTAAACGTATCTTTATCCCTGCTGGAAATGTTAGAAATCTAAAAGATGTACCACTTGAAATCAAAAAAGAATTAACATACATCCCTGTTAAGAATTATGAAGAAATTTACTCTGTAATTTTTGAAAATAAAGAACCTAAAACAACACTTACATTTAGCGAAAACTAA